Proteins from a single region of Stutzerimonas stutzeri:
- the dksA gene encoding RNA polymerase-binding protein DksA translates to MPITKETPSSKQLIRAFEPYKESKGEEYMSDKMRAHFTGILNKWKQELMEEVDRTVHHMQDEAANFPDPADRASQEEEFSLELRARDRERKLIKKIDETLQLIEDNEYGWCDSCGVEIGIRRLEARPTATLCIDCKTLAEIKEKQIGS, encoded by the coding sequence ATGCCCATTACCAAAGAAACACCGTCGAGCAAGCAACTGATTCGCGCCTTCGAGCCCTATAAGGAAAGCAAGGGCGAGGAATACATGAGCGACAAGATGCGCGCCCACTTCACCGGCATCCTGAACAAGTGGAAACAGGAGCTGATGGAAGAGGTCGATCGCACCGTACATCACATGCAGGACGAGGCAGCCAACTTCCCGGACCCGGCCGACCGCGCCAGCCAGGAAGAAGAGTTCAGCCTGGAACTGCGCGCCCGCGACCGCGAGCGCAAGCTGATCAAGAAGATCGACGAGACGCTGCAGCTGATCGAAGACAACGAATACGGCTGGTGCGATTCCTGCGGCGTCGAGATCGGCATCCGCCGACTGGAAGCCCGCCCTACCGCTACGCTCTGCATCGACTGCAAGACGCTGGCGGAGATCAAGGAAAAGCAGATCGGTTCCTGA
- the sfsA gene encoding DNA/RNA nuclease SfsA codes for MLFLQPLEQGRLVRRYKRFLADIITDDGEALCIHCPNTGSMLNCMSEGARVWFQRSSDPRRKLPGTWELVETPQGRLACVNTARANPLIEEALLNGQIAELAGFTALKREVAYGVENSRVDFRLDYAGGPAFVEVKSVTLGFDDTAVAAFPDAITVRGAKHLRELAALARAGVRAVQLYCVNLSGIEAVRPAEEIDPLYAAALNDAVAAGVEVLAYGVELSAQEMHVTRRLKVLL; via the coding sequence ATGCTTTTCTTGCAACCCCTGGAGCAGGGGCGACTGGTCAGGCGCTACAAGCGTTTTCTCGCCGATATCATCACCGACGACGGCGAAGCGCTGTGTATCCATTGCCCCAACACCGGCTCGATGCTCAATTGCATGAGCGAGGGCGCACGAGTGTGGTTCCAACGCAGCAGCGATCCACGGCGCAAATTGCCGGGCACCTGGGAGTTGGTCGAGACGCCGCAGGGGCGGTTGGCATGCGTGAACACGGCACGTGCGAACCCGCTGATTGAAGAGGCGCTGCTAAATGGGCAGATCGCCGAACTGGCCGGATTCACAGCGCTTAAACGCGAGGTGGCCTACGGCGTTGAGAACAGCCGGGTGGATTTTCGCCTCGATTACGCCGGGGGGCCGGCCTTTGTTGAGGTCAAGAGTGTCACCCTCGGATTCGACGATACAGCGGTGGCAGCGTTTCCCGATGCCATCACGGTGCGTGGAGCTAAACACCTGCGTGAACTGGCGGCGCTCGCGCGTGCGGGCGTTCGTGCCGTACAGCTGTATTGCGTCAACCTGAGTGGTATTGAGGCGGTGCGTCCGGCTGAAGAAATCGATCCGTTATACGCCGCTGCGCTGAACGATGCCGTAGCGGCTGGGGTGGAAGTACTGGCTTATGGCGTCGAGCTATCCGCGCAGGAAATGCACGTCACGCGTCGCCTGAAGGTACTGCTCTGA
- the rfbD gene encoding dTDP-4-dehydrorhamnose reductase translates to MRILVCGAGGQVGRELVERAAGFGLEVLAPARAQLDVSKPEQVAAAMRQRPGLIINAAAYTHVDNAESHAEQAYAVNRDGSRNLAEAAERAGIPLFHISTDYVFSGEASRPYSEGDETGPTGVYGLSKLEGEEAIRSRLPAHLILRTSWVYGVHGHNFVKTMLRLAQQRDALGVVSDQIGCPTQAGSIARVLLELARRYATQGDLAWGVYHYSGAPACSWYDFAVEIFRQGEDVGLLARQPKVSPIATAQYPTPVRRPAWSVLDCSRFERAFGLAPHAWQDDLAEVIAFLHGQERSAVSRARSSRA, encoded by the coding sequence ATGCGAATCCTCGTTTGTGGTGCGGGTGGCCAGGTAGGTCGGGAGTTGGTTGAGCGGGCTGCGGGTTTTGGGTTGGAGGTGCTGGCTCCTGCGCGCGCGCAGCTGGATGTATCCAAGCCCGAGCAGGTGGCCGCCGCGATGCGTCAGCGCCCCGGCTTGATTATCAACGCCGCTGCGTACACCCATGTGGACAACGCTGAATCTCATGCCGAGCAGGCTTATGCGGTAAACCGCGACGGCTCGCGCAACCTTGCCGAAGCCGCCGAGCGCGCCGGTATTCCTCTGTTTCATATTTCTACCGACTATGTGTTTTCCGGTGAGGCCAGCAGGCCGTACAGCGAGGGCGACGAGACTGGCCCGACTGGCGTCTACGGTTTGAGCAAACTGGAGGGTGAAGAGGCGATCCGTTCGCGCCTGCCGGCACACCTGATCCTGCGCACCAGCTGGGTTTATGGCGTACACGGACACAACTTCGTCAAGACCATGCTGCGACTCGCTCAGCAGCGCGACGCGCTTGGTGTGGTGAGCGACCAGATCGGCTGCCCGACTCAGGCTGGGAGCATTGCCCGAGTGTTGCTGGAGCTGGCGCGGCGCTATGCCACCCAAGGCGATCTAGCCTGGGGGGTTTACCACTACAGCGGCGCGCCTGCGTGCTCCTGGTATGACTTTGCCGTCGAGATCTTCCGTCAGGGCGAGGATGTCGGTCTGCTTGCGCGGCAGCCTAAGGTGTCGCCGATTGCCACCGCGCAATATCCGACTCCGGTGCGACGCCCAGCCTGGTCAGTGCTCGATTGCAGCCGCTTCGAGAGGGCGTTCGGTTTGGCGCCCCACGCTTGGCAGGATGACCTTGCCGAAGTGATCGCCTTCCTCCATGGGCAGGAACGGTCGGCAGTCTCTCGTGCTCGAAGCTCCCGAGCCTGA
- the gluQRS gene encoding tRNA glutamyl-Q(34) synthetase GluQRS — translation MPFPAPPQAHRYVGRFAPTPSGYLHFGSLVAALASYLDARAVGGRWLLRMEDIDPPREMPGAQQAIVETLSSYGFEWDGDMQRQSERHAAYGAAIERLLDEGLAYACTCSRKQLQGYPGPYPGFCRDAGHGLDDAAIRLRVPDREYGFTDRVQGEFRQHLGREVGDFVIRRRDGLIAYQLAVVLDDAWQGVTDVVRGADLLDSTPRQLYLQEVLGVPQLRYLHLPLIIQPDGHKLGKSYRSPPLQPHEASPLLLRALRALGQQPPAELNDALPADILAWAVPHWDAQRIPRARTLAESQLR, via the coding sequence ATGCCCTTTCCTGCCCCGCCCCAAGCCCATCGCTACGTCGGCCGCTTTGCCCCGACACCCAGCGGCTATCTGCATTTCGGCTCACTGGTCGCAGCCCTTGCTTCTTATCTCGACGCCCGCGCGGTTGGCGGTCGCTGGCTGCTGCGCATGGAAGACATCGACCCACCACGGGAGATGCCCGGCGCCCAACAAGCCATCGTCGAGACGCTGTCGAGCTACGGATTTGAATGGGACGGCGATATGCAGCGCCAGAGCGAGCGCCACGCAGCCTACGGCGCCGCCATCGAACGCCTGCTAGATGAAGGCCTGGCGTATGCCTGCACCTGCTCACGCAAGCAGCTCCAAGGCTATCCCGGCCCCTACCCGGGTTTCTGCCGCGACGCCGGCCATGGCCTCGACGACGCCGCCATCCGCCTGCGCGTGCCGGACCGCGAGTACGGCTTCACTGACCGTGTGCAAGGCGAGTTTCGCCAGCATCTGGGCCGCGAGGTTGGCGACTTCGTGATCCGCCGCCGCGACGGCTTGATCGCCTACCAGCTGGCGGTGGTGCTGGATGACGCCTGGCAGGGGGTAACCGACGTCGTACGCGGTGCCGACCTGCTCGACTCCACGCCGCGCCAACTCTATCTGCAGGAAGTGCTTGGCGTGCCCCAGCTGCGCTACCTGCATCTGCCGCTGATCATCCAGCCGGATGGGCACAAGCTGGGCAAGAGTTACCGTTCGCCACCCTTGCAGCCTCACGAGGCCAGTCCGCTGCTGCTGCGCGCATTACGCGCGCTGGGCCAGCAACCGCCCGCCGAGCTGAACGACGCATTGCCAGCCGACATCCTCGCCTGGGCGGTGCCGCACTGGGACGCTCAACGCATTCCACGCGCGCGGACACTCGCCGAATCGCAACTGCGCTAG
- a CDS encoding sensor histidine kinase — MQTSFSLSHLILISAAYLFMLFGVAWVSERGLIPRWIIRHPLTYTLSLGVYASAWAFYGTVGLAYQYGYGFLATYLGVCGAFLLAPVLLYPILRITRTYQLSSLADLVAFRFRSTWSGALTTIVMLIGMLPLLALQIQAVADAIGILTLEPLQERVALGYCLMIMLFTILFGARHIATREKHEGLVFAIAFESIVKLVTFVAIGLYALYVVFGGPHQLEIWLLQNQSALQALHTPLQEGPWRTLLLVFFASAIVMPHMYHMTFTENLDPRGLVSASWGLPLYLLLMSLAVPLILWAGLKLGVSTNPEYFTLGLGIAAQSETLALLAFVGGLSASSGLIIVSTLALSGMALNHLVLPLYQPSSEGNIYRWLKWTRRSLIFAIIMAGYGFYLLLGAEQDLSNLGIVAFVATLQFLPGVLSVLYWPTANRRGYIAGLLAGIGVWVVTMLLPLVGNLDGFYIPLFNIVYVLDDTSWHLAAIASLAVNVLAFSLFSIFSETSPEEQSAAEACAVENVRRPQRRELMAASPQEFATQLAKPLGAKTAQREVEQALRDLQLPFDEHRPYALRRLRDRIEANLSGLMGPSVAQDIVENFLAYKNGADGYITEDIHFIESRLEEYHSRLTGLAAELDALRRYHRQTLQELPMGVCSLAKDQEILMWNRALEELTEIPALQVVGSRLSTIAEPWRSLLSDFIGQADEHLHKQRLAHNGHRRCLNLHKAAIAEPLAPGNSGLVLLVEDLTETQQLEDRLVHSERLASIGRLAAGVAHEIGNPITGIACLAQNLREERDSDGEIVEISGQIIEQTKRVSRIVQSLMSFAHAGERQHQLYPVSLAQATQDAIGLLSLNRNRTEVQFINICDPAHFAEGDPQRLAQVLINLLSNARDASPQGGIIRISSEVAEQTVYLIVEDEGSGIPKDIQDRLFEPFFTTKDPGEGTGLGLALVYSIIEEHYGQIDIDSPADPETQRGTRFRITLPRHVEASHAVS, encoded by the coding sequence ATGCAGACGAGCTTTAGCCTGAGCCACCTGATCCTGATCAGCGCCGCCTACCTGTTCATGCTGTTCGGTGTCGCCTGGGTCAGCGAACGCGGCCTGATTCCGCGCTGGATCATCCGGCACCCGTTGACCTACACCCTGTCGCTGGGCGTCTACGCCAGCGCATGGGCGTTCTACGGCACGGTCGGCCTGGCCTATCAGTATGGCTACGGCTTTCTCGCCACTTACCTAGGGGTTTGCGGCGCATTTTTGCTGGCGCCGGTGCTGCTCTATCCGATCCTGCGCATCACCCGTACCTATCAGCTGTCTTCACTGGCTGATCTGGTGGCGTTCCGCTTTCGTAGCACCTGGAGCGGCGCCCTGACCACCATCGTCATGCTGATCGGCATGTTGCCGCTGCTGGCGCTGCAGATCCAGGCGGTCGCCGATGCGATCGGCATCCTCACCCTGGAGCCCCTGCAGGAACGCGTGGCGTTGGGCTACTGCCTGATGATCATGCTGTTCACCATCCTCTTCGGCGCCCGCCACATCGCCACGCGGGAAAAACACGAAGGCCTGGTGTTCGCCATCGCCTTCGAATCGATCGTCAAACTGGTCACCTTTGTTGCCATTGGTCTTTATGCGCTGTATGTCGTGTTCGGCGGCCCCCATCAGCTGGAGATCTGGCTGCTGCAGAACCAGTCGGCCCTGCAGGCATTGCATACCCCCTTGCAGGAAGGCCCATGGCGCACGCTGCTGTTGGTGTTCTTTGCCTCGGCCATCGTGATGCCGCACATGTATCACATGACCTTTACCGAGAACCTCGACCCGCGTGGCCTGGTCAGCGCCAGCTGGGGTCTGCCGCTCTATCTGCTGTTGATGAGCCTGGCAGTGCCGCTGATCCTCTGGGCCGGACTCAAACTGGGGGTCAGCACCAACCCGGAATATTTCACCCTGGGCCTGGGCATTGCCGCACAGAGCGAAACCCTGGCGCTGCTGGCTTTCGTCGGCGGACTGTCGGCCTCAAGCGGGCTGATCATCGTCAGCACCCTGGCGCTGTCCGGCATGGCGCTCAACCATCTGGTGCTGCCGCTGTATCAGCCGTCCAGCGAGGGCAACATCTACCGCTGGCTGAAATGGACCCGCCGCAGCCTGATCTTCGCCATCATCATGGCCGGCTACGGCTTCTACCTGTTGCTCGGCGCCGAGCAGGACCTGTCCAACCTCGGCATCGTTGCCTTCGTCGCCACCCTGCAATTTCTCCCAGGCGTACTTTCGGTGCTCTATTGGCCGACCGCCAATCGCCGCGGCTACATCGCCGGTCTGCTGGCCGGCATCGGCGTTTGGGTGGTGACCATGCTGCTGCCACTGGTGGGCAATCTGGACGGTTTCTACATTCCGCTGTTCAACATCGTCTATGTGCTGGATGACACCAGCTGGCACCTGGCAGCGATCGCCTCACTGGCGGTCAACGTGCTGGCGTTTTCACTGTTCTCGATCTTCAGCGAAACCAGCCCCGAGGAGCAGAGCGCCGCCGAAGCCTGCGCCGTGGAAAACGTGCGCCGACCGCAACGTCGCGAGTTGATGGCTGCATCGCCTCAGGAATTTGCGACTCAACTGGCCAAACCACTTGGCGCCAAGACCGCCCAACGCGAAGTGGAGCAAGCACTGCGCGATCTGCAACTGCCTTTCGACGAGCATCGCCCCTATGCTCTGCGCCGTCTGCGCGACCGTATCGAAGCCAACCTTTCCGGGCTGATGGGGCCAAGCGTGGCCCAGGATATCGTCGAGAACTTCCTGGCCTACAAGAACGGTGCAGATGGCTATATCACCGAGGATATCCACTTCATCGAGAGCCGCCTGGAGGAGTATCACTCGCGCCTGACCGGCCTGGCCGCGGAACTCGACGCCCTGCGCCGCTATCACCGGCAAACGCTGCAGGAGCTCCCCATGGGCGTCTGCTCGCTGGCCAAGGATCAGGAGATCCTCATGTGGAACCGCGCCCTTGAAGAGCTCACCGAGATTCCCGCGCTACAGGTAGTGGGTTCGCGTCTGTCGACCATCGCCGAACCCTGGCGAAGCCTGCTCAGCGACTTCATCGGCCAGGCCGATGAACACCTGCATAAACAGCGTCTGGCGCACAACGGACACCGCCGCTGCCTCAACCTGCACAAGGCAGCCATTGCCGAACCGCTGGCACCGGGTAACAGCGGCCTCGTGCTACTGGTGGAAGACCTGACCGAAACCCAGCAGCTTGAAGACCGCCTGGTGCACTCCGAACGGCTGGCCAGCATCGGCCGCCTTGCCGCTGGCGTGGCGCACGAGATCGGCAACCCGATCACTGGCATTGCCTGCCTGGCGCAGAACCTTCGGGAAGAGCGCGACAGTGACGGCGAAATCGTCGAGATCAGCGGGCAGATCATCGAGCAGACCAAACGTGTATCGCGCATCGTGCAATCGCTAATGAGCTTTGCCCATGCCGGAGAGCGCCAGCACCAGCTTTATCCGGTTAGCCTGGCGCAAGCCACCCAGGACGCCATCGGTCTGCTCTCGCTCAACCGCAACCGCACCGAGGTGCAGTTCATCAATATCTGCGACCCGGCGCATTTTGCCGAAGGCGATCCACAGCGCCTTGCCCAGGTGCTGATCAACCTGCTTTCCAACGCCCGCGACGCATCGCCGCAAGGCGGGATCATCCGCATAAGCAGCGAAGTCGCCGAGCAGACCGTGTACCTCATCGTGGAAGACGAGGGCAGCGGGATTCCCAAGGATATTCAGGACCGGCTGTTCGAGCCGTTCTTCACCACCAAGGACCCTGGCGAAGGCACCGGCCTGGGCCTTGCGCTGGTCTATTCGATCATTGAAGAGCATTATGGACAGATTGATATCGACAGCCCGGCCGACCCGGAAACACAACGCGGCACCCGTTTTCGCATCACCCTGCCGCGGCATGTCGAAGCGTCCCATGCCGTAAGTTGA
- a CDS encoding AEC family transporter, whose translation MVVVLAILPIFGLITLGYLFGWRQWLSSEGAAGLGSVTFKLFMPAVLFTGIARAELSDGMSPMLLLAYFVPVLLVFLLVNLVAHRRAGRATPLGLAAAYSNNVLVGIPLVTTLLGAESLIYVFAILVFHSLILFSLQSFYAALGDGDRVSVPALLKNLANPLIIGLLLGALLNLSGLELPEPLWRVAGWLAQAALPCALIVLGISLSRYRLRPSGSVVLLTLIKLALFPALVWWLSSLLPGLNQDARNVLVLLAACPSGVNVLAFVKHSDDTRAVSSTVFLSTVMAAVSLPLWMLLAAN comes from the coding sequence GTGGTAGTGGTGTTGGCAATTCTGCCGATCTTCGGTCTGATTACACTCGGTTATCTGTTCGGTTGGCGCCAGTGGCTGAGCAGCGAAGGCGCGGCCGGGCTAGGTAGTGTCACATTCAAGCTGTTCATGCCGGCCGTACTCTTCACGGGGATCGCCCGCGCCGAGCTGAGTGATGGCATGTCGCCAATGCTTTTGCTCGCCTACTTCGTGCCGGTGTTGCTGGTGTTCCTGCTGGTCAATCTGGTTGCTCACCGCCGCGCCGGGCGAGCGACGCCGCTGGGTCTTGCGGCCGCTTATTCGAACAATGTGCTGGTCGGGATTCCGCTCGTGACGACGCTGCTCGGTGCGGAGAGTCTGATCTACGTGTTCGCCATTCTGGTGTTCCACAGTCTGATTCTGTTCTCACTGCAGAGCTTCTATGCCGCGCTGGGTGATGGCGACAGGGTAAGCGTCCCGGCGCTGCTGAAGAATCTGGCCAACCCTCTGATCATCGGCCTGCTACTGGGCGCGCTACTCAATCTATCCGGCCTCGAACTACCCGAGCCGCTGTGGCGCGTCGCAGGCTGGCTGGCACAGGCCGCGCTGCCCTGTGCATTGATCGTGCTGGGTATCAGTCTGTCGCGTTATCGCTTGCGGCCGAGCGGCTCGGTAGTGCTGCTCACTCTGATCAAGCTGGCGCTGTTTCCAGCACTGGTCTGGTGGCTAAGCAGCTTATTGCCTGGGCTGAATCAGGATGCGCGCAACGTACTGGTGTTGCTTGCGGCCTGCCCGAGCGGCGTGAACGTGCTGGCCTTCGTCAAGCATTCCGACGATACGCGAGCGGTCAGTTCGACGGTGTTCCTCTCCACTGTGATGGCAGCAGTCAGCTTGCCCCTATGGATGCTGCTGGCTGCTAATTGA
- a CDS encoding pyridoxal phosphate-dependent aminotransferase, translated as MTSSYSARSRAIEPFHVMALLERANQLQVQGHDVIHLEIGEPDFTTAAPIVAAGQAALAAGHTRYTPARGLPQLREAIAGFYAQRYGLSIDPERILITPGGSGALLLAASLLVDPGKHWLLADPGYPCNRHFLRLVEGAAQLVPVGPEVRYQLTPELVERYWDRDSVGALVASPANPTGTLLDREDLAGLSTALKARGGHLVVDEIYHGLTYGVDAASVLEVDDDAFVLNSFSKYFGMTGWRLGWLVAPPAAVPELEKLAQNLYISAPSMAQHAALACFQPTTLEILEARRGEFARRRDFLLPALRDLGFGIAVEPQGAFYLYADISAFGGDAYAFCQHMLETEFVAITPGLDFGRFQAGHHVRFAYTQDLPRLEQAVERIACGLRSWRP; from the coding sequence ATGACCTCGTCATACAGTGCGCGCAGCCGCGCAATCGAACCTTTCCACGTCATGGCGCTTTTGGAGCGGGCCAACCAGCTGCAAGTTCAAGGCCACGACGTCATTCATCTGGAAATTGGCGAGCCGGACTTCACCACCGCCGCGCCCATCGTGGCTGCAGGGCAGGCTGCGCTGGCGGCGGGGCACACACGCTATACCCCTGCTCGCGGTCTGCCACAACTGCGTGAAGCGATCGCCGGCTTCTACGCACAGCGCTACGGACTATCCATCGATCCCGAACGCATCCTGATTACGCCCGGTGGCTCCGGTGCGTTGCTGCTGGCCGCCAGCTTGCTGGTGGATCCCGGCAAGCACTGGTTGCTGGCTGATCCGGGCTACCCCTGCAACCGGCATTTTTTGCGTCTGGTGGAGGGCGCTGCGCAACTGGTGCCCGTCGGCCCGGAGGTGCGTTACCAATTGACCCCGGAGCTGGTCGAGCGCTACTGGGATCGCGACAGCGTCGGTGCGTTGGTCGCCTCGCCCGCCAACCCCACAGGGACGCTGCTGGATCGCGAAGACCTGGCCGGGTTGTCGACAGCGCTGAAAGCGCGTGGCGGCCACTTGGTGGTCGACGAGATTTACCACGGGCTGACCTACGGCGTGGACGCGGCGAGCGTACTCGAGGTCGACGATGACGCCTTCGTGCTCAACAGCTTCTCCAAGTATTTCGGCATGACCGGCTGGCGCCTTGGCTGGCTGGTCGCGCCACCGGCCGCGGTTCCGGAGCTGGAGAAGCTCGCGCAGAACCTCTACATCAGCGCCCCGAGCATGGCCCAGCACGCAGCGCTGGCCTGTTTCCAACCAACGACCCTGGAGATTCTCGAAGCACGCCGCGGCGAATTCGCCCGCCGCCGTGATTTCCTCTTGCCAGCCTTGCGTGATCTGGGTTTCGGCATCGCGGTCGAGCCGCAGGGCGCGTTCTATCTGTACGCCGATATCAGTGCGTTCGGTGGCGATGCCTACGCGTTCTGCCAGCACATGCTGGAAACCGAGTTTGTCGCGATCACCCCAGGGCTGGACTTCGGTCGTTTCCAGGCCGGACATCATGTGCGTTTTGCCTACACCCAGGATCTGCCGCGCCTTGAACAGGCCGTCGAGCGCATTGCCTGCGGCCTGCGCAGCTGGCGGCCCTGA
- a CDS encoding ISL3 family transposase — MHPIDLASFWPGYDAVACRSSANNSLLIELEPQAGSVPKCGRCGQLSPLIHERRIRLVRDRDLFDQRVLLQLPVRRVDCLNCGRVTERIDWLEPASRLTRRLQVWLESLLRLLPISHVSQLTGLHWHTLKTLDKRRLQAEVGTFYSSGVRRLVMDEFALHKGHRYATVIMDAERTRVLWVGHGNSREAIRPFFELLGEHCQQIEAVAMDMNTAFDLEVKKHCPQAEVVYDLFHVVARYGRDVIDRIRVDQANLLREDKPARKAVKQSRWLLLRNRDNLKDGQAVQLQELLAANQPLATVYVLKDALKDVWYAPSVREGWRRWRTWLRHARESDLAPLQRFARNLRKYARGILASAHFHMHTSVLEGVNNRIKVIKRMAYGFRDSEYFFLKIKAAFPGKAR; from the coding sequence GTGCATCCTATTGATCTTGCCTCGTTCTGGCCAGGCTATGACGCCGTTGCCTGCCGTTCATCCGCCAACAACTCCCTTCTGATTGAGCTCGAGCCTCAAGCCGGTTCAGTGCCCAAGTGCGGGCGTTGTGGTCAGCTCAGTCCGTTGATTCACGAGCGCCGAATTCGTCTGGTGCGCGATCGTGATCTGTTCGATCAGCGCGTCTTGCTTCAACTACCCGTGCGCCGAGTCGATTGCCTGAACTGTGGTCGGGTGACCGAGCGGATCGACTGGCTGGAGCCTGCATCTCGCCTGACCCGGCGGTTACAGGTCTGGCTCGAAAGCTTGCTGCGGCTGCTGCCGATCAGCCACGTCAGCCAGCTCACCGGCCTGCACTGGCACACCCTCAAGACGCTCGACAAGCGCCGCCTGCAAGCCGAGGTAGGCACCTTCTATTCAAGCGGTGTCCGCCGCCTGGTGATGGACGAGTTCGCCCTGCACAAGGGGCATCGCTATGCCACGGTCATCATGGACGCCGAGCGAACACGGGTGCTGTGGGTCGGCCACGGCAACAGCCGTGAGGCGATCCGCCCGTTCTTTGAATTGCTCGGCGAGCACTGCCAGCAGATTGAGGCGGTGGCCATGGACATGAACACGGCTTTCGACCTGGAGGTGAAGAAGCATTGCCCGCAGGCCGAAGTGGTGTACGACCTGTTTCACGTCGTCGCGCGCTACGGTCGGGATGTGATCGACCGAATCCGGGTCGACCAGGCCAACCTTCTGCGCGAAGACAAGCCGGCACGAAAGGCGGTCAAGCAGAGTCGTTGGCTGCTGCTGCGCAACCGCGACAACCTGAAGGACGGACAGGCCGTGCAGTTACAGGAGCTGCTTGCTGCCAACCAGCCGTTGGCTACGGTCTATGTGCTCAAGGATGCGCTGAAGGATGTTTGGTACGCCCCCAGCGTACGAGAGGGTTGGCGACGCTGGCGAACCTGGCTGCGACATGCTCGCGAGAGCGACCTCGCGCCGCTGCAACGCTTCGCTCGCAACCTGCGCAAATACGCGCGAGGCATCCTTGCCAGTGCTCACTTCCACATGCATACCAGCGTCCTTGAGGGTGTTAACAACCGCATCAAGGTAATCAAGCGCATGGCCTATGGATTCCGGGACTCGGAGTACTTCTTCCTGAAAATCAAGGCCGCCTTCCCCGGGAAAGCGCGATGA
- a CDS encoding sigma-54-dependent transcriptional regulator: MSHILIVEDETIIRSALRRLLERNQYEVSEAGSVQEAQERYSIPGFDLIVSDLRLPGAPGTELIKLAEGTPVLIMTSYASLRSAVDSMKMGAVDYIAKPFDHDEMLQTVARILDDHQQSAAILAQPVRSQTGAPGEAVRNDIGIIGHCAPMQDLFGKIRKVAPTDSNVLIQGESGTGKELVARALHNLSRRAKAPMISVNCAAIPETLIESELFGHEKGAFTGASAGRAGLVEAADGGTLFLDEIGELPLEAQARLLRVLQEGEIRRVGSVQSQKVDVRLIAATHRDLKTLAKTGQFREDLYYRLHVIALKLPPLRERGSDVLEIAKAFLTRQGERMSSDDLHFSRDAEQAIRHYSWPGNVRELENAIERAAILSESPEIDAELLGIDIELDELDDDFDEPLGGIRGIATGNEPTEDLSLEDYFQHFVLEHQDHMTETELARKLGISRKCLWERRQRLGIPRRKSSSATG, encoded by the coding sequence ATGTCACACATACTGATCGTCGAAGACGAAACCATCATCCGCTCTGCCCTGAGACGCCTCCTTGAGCGTAACCAGTACGAGGTCAGCGAAGCCGGCTCGGTGCAGGAAGCACAGGAGCGCTACAGCATCCCGGGTTTCGACCTCATCGTCAGCGACCTGAGACTCCCCGGCGCCCCCGGTACCGAGCTGATCAAGCTTGCCGAAGGTACGCCGGTGTTGATCATGACCAGTTACGCCAGCCTGCGCTCAGCCGTGGACTCGATGAAGATGGGCGCGGTCGATTACATCGCCAAGCCTTTCGACCACGACGAAATGCTGCAAACGGTCGCCCGGATCCTCGACGATCATCAGCAAAGCGCTGCGATCCTGGCACAACCCGTCCGCAGCCAGACCGGCGCACCGGGCGAGGCAGTACGAAACGACATCGGCATCATCGGTCACTGCGCACCGATGCAGGATCTGTTCGGCAAGATTCGCAAGGTAGCCCCGACCGATTCCAACGTGCTGATTCAGGGCGAATCGGGCACCGGCAAGGAACTGGTCGCCCGCGCTCTGCACAACCTTTCGCGGCGCGCCAAGGCACCGATGATTTCGGTTAACTGTGCAGCCATTCCGGAAACACTGATCGAGTCCGAACTGTTCGGCCATGAGAAAGGTGCCTTTACCGGCGCCAGCGCTGGACGTGCAGGCCTGGTCGAAGCCGCCGACGGCGGAACGCTGTTCCTCGACGAAATCGGCGAATTGCCGCTCGAGGCTCAAGCTCGGCTGCTCAGGGTGCTGCAGGAAGGTGAGATTCGTCGGGTTGGCTCGGTGCAATCGCAAAAGGTCGATGTGCGCCTGATCGCGGCCACCCACCGCGACCTGAAAACCTTGGCCAAGACCGGCCAGTTCCGTGAAGACCTCTATTACCGACTGCACGTCATCGCGCTCAAACTGCCGCCGTTGCGCGAGCGCGGCAGCGACGTGCTGGAAATCGCCAAGGCATTCCTTACTCGCCAGGGTGAACGCATGAGCAGCGACGACCTGCACTTCTCCCGCGATGCCGAGCAGGCCATCCGTCATTACTCTTGGCCAGGTAATGTGCGCGAACTGGAAAATGCCATCGAGCGCGCGGCGATTCTTAGCGAAAGCCCGGAGATCGATGCCGAGCTACTAGGCATCGATATCGAACTCGATGAACTGGACGACGATTTCGACGAGCCGCTGGGCGGTATTCGCGGCATAGCCACCGGCAACGAGCCGACTGAGGACCTGTCGCTAGAGGATTACTTTCAGCACTTCGTACTCGAGCACCAGGACCACATGACGGAAACTGAGTTGGCTCGCAAGCTGGGGATCAGCCGCAAATGCCTATGGGAACGGCGCCAGCGCCTGGGCATTCCACGCCGCAAATCGAGTAGCGCTACAGGGTAA